A stretch of DNA from Cellulomonas xiejunii:
TACGAGGGCTACGGCCCGGGCGGGGTCGCCGTGCTGGTCGAGTGCCTGACCGACAACCGCAACCGGGCTGCGTCCGACGTGCGCGTCGCATTCACCCGCAACGGCGGCCAGATGGCGGACCCGGGGTCCGTCGCGTACATCTTCAGTCGCCGCGGTGTCGTCATGGTGCCCAAGGAGGGCACCGACGAGGAGGCCGTCATGGAGGCGGTGCTCGACGCGGGCGGCGAGGAGGTCAACGACCTCGGTGAGTCGTTCGAGGTCATCAGCGCCGCCACGGACCTGGTCCCGGTGCGTTCGGCGCTGCAGGCCGCCGGCATCGACTACGACTCGGCCGACGTCGTGTGGTGGCCCTCGACGCAGGTCGAGGTCGACGCGGACGGCGCGCGCAAGGTGCTGCGGCTCATCGACGCGCTCGAGGACTCCGACGACGTGCAGAACGTCTTCGCGAACTTCGACGCGTCCGACGAGGTCATGGCCGAGCTCGACGCCGAGTGACGCACGGCACGCGTCCGCGCGTGCCGACAGGCCCCGCCACCGGTGTGGCGGGGCCCGTCGTGTGCCGGGCTGCTGCGACGATGACCCGGTGCGCGTGCTCGGAGTGGACCCCGGCCTGACCCGTTGCGGCCTGGGCGTCGTCGACTCCCTGCCGGGGCGGCGCGCGCGCCTGGTCCACGTGTCGGTCGCCCGCTCGGACCCGGCGCTCGACGTCGACCAGCGCCTGCTGCTCATCGAGCGTGCGCTCGAGGAGTGCCTCGAGGAGCACGCGCCCGACACCGTCGCGGTGGAGCGGGTCTTCGCCCAGCACAACGTCAGCACCGTGATGGGCACGGCCCAGGTCGCGGGCCTCGCCATGGTCGCCGCCGCGCGGCGGCGCATCCCGGTCGCGCTGCACACCCCGAGCGAGGTCAAGGCGGCGGTCACCGGGTCGGGCCGCGCCGACAAGGCGCAGGTCCAGACCATGGTCGCGCGGCTGCTCGGCCTGTCCGAGGTGCCGCGGCCCGCGGACGCGGCGGACGCCCTCGCCCTGGCGATCTGCCACCTGTGGCGACCTGCGGGGGCGCTCGGCGCGCCCCAGCGCGAGCCCGGGGGACTGACGACCGCGCAGCGGCAGTGGGCGGCGGCGGAGCAGGCGGCCCGGCGACGCGCATGACGCGTGTCGTTCGTACACCTGTTCGCCTGGTGTGGCACAGTGTGGCCGTCGTCGACGGGAGGAGTGCGCGGTGATCGCGTCGGTACACGGCACGGTGCTGGCGGTGCGGCTGGACGCCGCCGTCGTGGAGGTCGGGGGTGTGGGCCTGCTCGTCCAGGCGACGCCGGCCACGCTCGCGGGGCTGCGCGTCGGGCAGCCGGGCCGGTTGTTCACGTCGCTCGTCGTGCGGGAGGACGCGCTGACGCTCTTCGGTTTCGCCGACGACGACGAGCGCGACGTGTTCGAGACCGTGCAGACCGTCTCCGGCGTCGGCCCGCGGCTCGCCCTGGCCATGCTGGCCGTGCACACGCCCGACGGGCTGCGTCGGGCCGTCGCCCAGGAGGACCTTGCGGCACTGATGCGGGTGCCAGGCATCGGGCGCAAGGGCGCGCAGCGCATCGTGCTCGAGCTGGGGGAGCGGCTCGGTGCGCCGGCGCCGACGGCAGGCGCTGCTGCCGCGTCGTCGTCGGCGGACCACCGCGAGCAGGTCGTCGAGGCGCTCGTGGGACTCGGCTGGCCACTGCGCGCAGCGCAGGACGCGGTCGGCTCGGTGCTCGACGGCTCGCCGGCGCCCGTTGGTGCCGACGAGGTCCCGGGGGTCCTGCGCGCGGCGCTGCGGTCGTTGGGCAGCGCACGTGCGTGACGCGGGGTCGCCGCGCATCGAGGTGGGCGTCAGCGACGACGAGGGCGAGCCGTACGGCGCCGAGTCGCTGGTGCGTCCTGCCGCGGACGAGCCGGAGCGCGCCGCGGAGGCAGCGCTGCGCCCCCGGCGGCTGGAGGAGTTCGTCGGGCAGCGCGTCGTGCGCGACCAGCTCTCGCTGGTCCTGCAGGCGGCGATGGGACGCGGGCGCGCGCCGGACCACGTGCTGCTGTCGGGTCCGCCAGGGCTGGGCAAGACGACGCTCGCGATGATCATCGCGGCCGAGCTCGGTGCGTCGCTGCGGGTCACGAGCGGCCCGGCCATCCAGCACGCGGGCGACCTCGCCGCGGTGCTGTCCTCGCTGGAGGAGGGCGAGGTGCTCTTCATCGACGAGATCCACCGCCTCGCCCGCCCGGCCGAGGAGCTGCTGTACGTCGCGATGGAGGACTTCCGGGTCGACGTCATCGTCGGCAAGGGTGCGGGCGCGAGTGCGATCCCGTTGTCGCTGCCGCCGTTCACGGTGGTCGGTGCGACGACCCGGGCGGGGCTGCTGCCCGCGCCGCTGCGCGACCGCTTCGGCTTCACCGGCCACCTCGACTTCTACGCCGATGACGAGCTCGAGCGGGTCCTGGTCCGGTCCGCCGGGCTCCTCGGTGTGCCCCTGGACGCGACGGCCGCAGCCGAGATCGCGTCGCGCTCGCGCGGCACGCCCCGCATCGCGAACCGCCTGCTGCGCCGTGTCCGCGACTGGGCGCAGGTCCGGGGCGACGGCATGCTCTCGCTCGCCGCCGCGCGGTCGGCCCTCGAGGTGTACGAGGTCGACGAGCGGGGTCTGGATCGGCTCGACCGGTCGGTCCTCGACGCGCTGTGCCGCCGCTTCGGCGGCGGTCCCGTCGGTCTGACGACGCTGGCGGTCGCCGTGGGGGAGGAGCCCGAGACCGTGGAGACGGTCGCCGAGCCGTTCCTGGTGCGCGAGGGCCTCATCGGGCGTACCTCGCGCGGGCGGGTCGCGCTGCCGCCCGCGTGGGAGCACCTCGGCCTGCCGGTGCCGACGCCGTCCGACACGCTGTTCGGCTGACCGACGGGGCGTCGACCCCGAGCGGCTGCGGGCTTGCGGGAACCCTCGGGGGCGGACACGCGTTGGAGGGGCGGGCCGCGGCGCCTAGACTGCGGCCGACGTCCGACTCGATTACGGAGCACCACGACCCCATGCCTGACATCTCGTTCCTCATCATCATGCTGCTCGCCTTCGGGGCGCTGTGGTTCATGTCGAGCCGCTCCCGCAAGCAGCAGCGCGAGGCCGCGGACTTCCGCAACAACCTCGCGGTCGGCGACGAGGTGATGACGGGCTCCGGCCTCTTCGGCACCGTGACCGCCATCGACGGTGACGTGGTGACGCTCGAGTCGACGCCCGGCAGCTCGACCCGGTGGCTGCGCGCGGCGATCGCCCGCAGGTCCGACCCGGTCGTCGTCGACGACACCGCGGACGACGCGCCGGCCGTGGTCGAGGACGTGCCCGTGGTGGACGTGCCCGACGACCTGTCCTCCCTGCCGCCGGAGCCGCCGGCGCCCGGAGACGAGGGCCGCGACCGCGACAGCAAGTGACTCCCTGGCCCGGGCGATGACGCCCGGGCCCCGACCCCACCGGCCGTCCCCGCGGCCGGTGCGCGCACGAGAGAAGAACTCCGTTGGCTCCTCCTCCCCGCCGCCGTGAACGGCCGGTCCGCACGCTCGTCACCCTCGCGGTGCTGATCGTCGCGCTGTTCGCGTCGATCTTCGCCGGTACCCGATGGGGTGACGCGTCCCTCACGCCGAACCTCGCGCTCGACCTCGAGGGCGGGACGCAGATCATCCTCCAGCCGGTGCCCGAGGCGAAGGGTGACGTCACTGCCGAGACGATCAACCAGGCGATCGCGGTCATCCGGCAGCGTGTCGACGCCTCCGGTGTCGCCGAGGCCGAGATCACGAGCCAGGGTGGCGACAAGATCGTCGTCGGTCTGCCGGGGCGGCCCAGCGAGGAGACGCTCGACCTGGTCCGCACCTCGGCCCAGATGGAGTTCCGCCCCGTCCTGGTGATGGGCGCCGCGGCACCGACCGCGGACCCGACCGCGGACCCGGCCACGGACGACGCGGCCCCGTCGGACCAGCCCACCAAGGCAGCACCGGACAGCCCCAGCGACGTGGCCTACTACGTGACGCCGGCCGTGCAGAAGGAGTTCGAGGCGCTGGACTGCACGCTGCCGGAGAACCGGACGGGCGGCGTGCCGGGCGACCCGGAGAAGGCCGTCGTCGCGTGCGACGTCGAAGGCACGGCGAAGTTCATCCTCGGCCCTGTCGAGATCCCCGGCGCCGACATCAAGAGCGCCACCTCCGGCACGGGCGCCACGTCCACCGGCGCGTCGACCGGTCAGTGGGTCGTCAACCTCGAGTTCACCGGTGCCGGCACGCCGAAGTTCACGGAGGTCACCACCCGCCTGGCCGGCCAGGGCACTGCGCCGCTGAACCAGTTCGCGGTCGTCCTCGACGCGCTCGTGATCTCGGCGCCGTCGGTCAACGAGGTCATCCCCAACGGTCAGGCGCAGATCTCCGGCTCGTTCACACGGGAGACGGCGGCGACGCTCGCGAACCAGCTGAACTTCGGCTCGCTCCCGATCAGCTTCGAGGAGCAGAGCGTCCAGCAGATCTCGGCGACGCTCGGGTCGGAGCAGCTCCAGAAGGGCCTGCTGGCCGGTGTGTTCGGCCTGCTGCTCGTCGTCGTGTACTCGCTCTTCCAGTACCGCACGCTCGGGCTGGTCACGGTCGCCTCGCTGCTCGTCGCGGCCGTCATCACGTACGGCGTCATCGCCCTGCTGTCCTGGGTGCAGGGCTACCGCCTGTCGCTGCCGGGTGTCGCGGGCATCATCGTCGCGATCGGCATCACCGCGGACTCGTTCATCGTGTACTTCGAACGGATCCGCGACGAGCTGCGCGACGGCCGCTCCCTGGGTGCGGCCATCGAGAAGGGCTGGGAGCGTGCGCGCCGCACGATCCTGGCGTCCGACGCGGTCAACTTCACCGCCGCGATCGTGCTCTACCTGCTGGCCGTCGGCGGCGTGCGCGGCTTCGCGTTCACGCTCGGCCTGACGACCATCGTGGACCTCGTCGTGGTCTTCATGTTCACGCACCCGCTCATGGTGCTGCTCGGTCGGACGCGCTTCTTCGCCGACGGGCACCCGGCCTCGGGTCTCGACCCGCGTCGGCTGGGCGTCGACGTGGCGCGCTACGCCGGACGCGGCCGGGTGAAGCAGGGCGTCGAGCAGCGCACGGGCTCCGCGTCCGCGCGCGAGCCGGTCGCGGTCGGTGCACCCGGCCTGACCATCGCCGAGCGGCGCGCCGCCGCACGTGCGGCCGGGACGGCCTCCGCGCCACCGCAGGACCCACCCACGACCACTGACGACGAGCCCACCACCGGCCGTCCCGAGGGGAGCGACCGCTGATGGCCACGGGATTCGCCCAGTGGGGCAACGACCTCTACACGGGTCGCCGCTCGTACGACATCGTCGGGCGCCGACGCACCTGGTACCTGATCTCGGCGGTGCTCGTCGCGATCTCGGGCATCCTGCTGATCGTGCCCGGGCTGAACCCCGGGATCGAGTTCCGTGGAGGCTCCGAGTTCGTCGTGTCGGGGATCGACACGACCGACCAGCAGCTCGCGACCGACACGGTGCTGGCGGTCGCACCCGAAGAGGTGCCGCGCGTCACGACGGTCGGCGGCTCGTCCCTGCGCATCCAGACCGCGGAGCTCACGAGCGACGAGGTCACGGAGGTCACGAACGGCCTCATCGCGGCCTTCGACGTCGACGGGGACCAGGTCACCAGCACGTTCATCGGCCCCACCTGGGGCCAGGACGTCTCCGAGAAGGCGGTCACGGGGCTCGTCGTCTTCCTGCTGTTCGTGTCGGTCGTCATGACCGTGTACTTCCGCAACTGGCGGATGGCCGCGGCCGCGATGCTCGCGCTGTTCCACGACCTGATCCTCACCGTCGGGGTGTACGCCGCGATCGGGTGGGAGGTCACCCCGGCAACCGTGATCGGCTTCCTCACGATCCTCGGGTACTCGATCTACGACACCGTCGTCGTCTTCGACAAGGTGCGCGAGAACACCGCTGACGTGCTGGACCAGACGCGGTTCACGTACGCCGAGCGGGCGAACCTCGCGGTCAACCAGACGCTCGTCCGCTCGATCAACACGTCCGTGGTGGCGCTGCTGCCCGTCGCGTCGATCCTCATCGTCGGCGCGTTCATCCTGGGCGCGGGCACCCTGCGCGACATCGCCCTGGCGTTGTTCGTCGGCATGTTCGTCGGGACGTTCTCGTCGGTGTTCCTCGCGACGCCGTTGGAGGTGACGCTCCGGGAGCGCGAGCCGCGCATCCGCGAGCACACGGCGAAGGTGCTGGCGGCACGCGCGGGCGTGACCGGCGCGGACGGCGAGACGGTCGCCGTGGCGCCGCGGGCTGCGGCCGCGCTTCGGCCCGGGAGCCACCTGGGCACCGCGGCCCAGCCGAAGCGCAAGGGTCGATGAGCGGGCGCACGGACGGGCCGGGCGCGCAGCCCGGCCCGTCGGGCGGCCCGGACGCGCTGGCACGCCTCGTCGACGGCCTGATGCGGACGGTCCCCGACTTCCCCGGGCCCGGCGTGCAGTTCCGGGACATCACGCCGCTGCTCGCGGACGCTGACGCGTTCGCTCAGGTGGTGGCGGCACTCGCTGACCACGTCTACGGCCCGGTCGACCTGGTCGCCGGCATGGAGGCACGGGGCTTCCTGCTCGCGGCGCCCGTCGCGGTCGCGCTCGGCGCGGGCGTCGTGCCCGTCCGCAAGGCCGGGAAGCTGCCCGGCCCGGTCGCGTCCCGGTCCTACGCGCTGGAGTACGGCTCGGCGGCCGTCGAGGTGCAGCCGTTCACCGTCGCCGACGGCGCGCGCGTCCTGGTGATCGACGACGTGCTCGCGACCGGTGGGACCGCTGCGGCCACGGTGGAGCTGCTCGAGAGCTGCGGGGCGACGGTCGTCGGGCTCAGCTTCCTCGTCGAGCTCCAGGGCCTCGGTGGTCGCGCGCTGCTGCCGGGACGGGACGTCGACGCACTCCTGACACTGCCCTGACGCCGGACCGTCCGCGGGTCGGGAGAGGCGTTCCGATGGCAGTCCGGACGGGCCGCGGTCGTAGACTCGTCCGGACGACGGGAGGGGGTGCGTGGTGATGGCGGACAAGCTCGGAGCAGGGACGGACGCGGTGACGTCACCCGTGCCCGTCGTGCCCGCGCCCGCAGAAGCGCAGACCGCGGGCACGGGCGCCAACGGATCGCACGAGAGCGAGACGTCGCCGGGGTCGACCAGCCGTGTGCGCGCGCGGCTCGCGCGGCTCTCGGGCCGGTCCGTGCCGGCGTACCCGGCGCTCGAGCCGGTGCTGCAGGCGGTGCGCACCAACCACCCCAAGGCCGACCTGTCGGTGATCGAGCAGGCCTACGTCGTCGCGGAGCACGCCCACCGCGGTCAGCTGCGCAAGAGCGGCGACCCGTACATCACCCACCCGGTCGCCGTCGCGACCATCCTCGCCGAGCTCGGCATGACGCCGTCGACGATCGTCGCGGCGCTGCTGCACGACACGGTCGAGGACACCGAGTACTCCCTCGAGCAGCTGCGCAGCGACTTCGGGCCCGAGGTCGCGATGCTCGTCGACGGTGTCACGAAGCTCGACAAGGTCGCCTACGGCGACGCGGCCCAGTCCGAGACCGTCCGCAAGATGGTCGTCGCGATGTCCCGCGACATCCGGGTCCTCGTCATCAAGCTGGCCGACCGACTGCACAACGCCCGCACGTGGAAGTTCGTCTCGGCCGCCTCTGCCGAGAAGAAGGCACGCGAGACGCTCGAGATCTACGCACCGCTGGCGCACCGGCTCGGCATGAACACCATCAAGTGGGAGCTCGAGGACCTGTCGTTCGCGACGCTCTACCCCAAGGTCTACGACGAGATCGTCCACCTCGTCGCCGAGCGCGCGCCGGCGCGGGAGGAGTACCTCG
This window harbors:
- a CDS encoding YebC/PmpR family DNA-binding transcriptional regulator — its product is MSGHSKWATTKHKKAVIDAKRGKLFAKLVKNVEVAARTGGGDPAGNPTLFDAIQKAKKSSVPNDNIDRAVKRGSGQEAGGADYQSITYEGYGPGGVAVLVECLTDNRNRAASDVRVAFTRNGGQMADPGSVAYIFSRRGVVMVPKEGTDEEAVMEAVLDAGGEEVNDLGESFEVISAATDLVPVRSALQAAGIDYDSADVVWWPSTQVEVDADGARKVLRLIDALEDSDDVQNVFANFDASDEVMAELDAE
- the ruvC gene encoding crossover junction endodeoxyribonuclease RuvC, which gives rise to MRVLGVDPGLTRCGLGVVDSLPGRRARLVHVSVARSDPALDVDQRLLLIERALEECLEEHAPDTVAVERVFAQHNVSTVMGTAQVAGLAMVAAARRRIPVALHTPSEVKAAVTGSGRADKAQVQTMVARLLGLSEVPRPADAADALALAICHLWRPAGALGAPQREPGGLTTAQRQWAAAEQAARRRA
- the ruvA gene encoding Holliday junction branch migration protein RuvA, with translation MIASVHGTVLAVRLDAAVVEVGGVGLLVQATPATLAGLRVGQPGRLFTSLVVREDALTLFGFADDDERDVFETVQTVSGVGPRLALAMLAVHTPDGLRRAVAQEDLAALMRVPGIGRKGAQRIVLELGERLGAPAPTAGAAAASSSADHREQVVEALVGLGWPLRAAQDAVGSVLDGSPAPVGADEVPGVLRAALRSLGSARA
- the ruvB gene encoding Holliday junction branch migration DNA helicase RuvB — encoded protein: MGVSDDEGEPYGAESLVRPAADEPERAAEAALRPRRLEEFVGQRVVRDQLSLVLQAAMGRGRAPDHVLLSGPPGLGKTTLAMIIAAELGASLRVTSGPAIQHAGDLAAVLSSLEEGEVLFIDEIHRLARPAEELLYVAMEDFRVDVIVGKGAGASAIPLSLPPFTVVGATTRAGLLPAPLRDRFGFTGHLDFYADDELERVLVRSAGLLGVPLDATAAAEIASRSRGTPRIANRLLRRVRDWAQVRGDGMLSLAAARSALEVYEVDERGLDRLDRSVLDALCRRFGGGPVGLTTLAVAVGEEPETVETVAEPFLVREGLIGRTSRGRVALPPAWEHLGLPVPTPSDTLFG
- the yajC gene encoding preprotein translocase subunit YajC, coding for MPDISFLIIMLLAFGALWFMSSRSRKQQREAADFRNNLAVGDEVMTGSGLFGTVTAIDGDVVTLESTPGSSTRWLRAAIARRSDPVVVDDTADDAPAVVEDVPVVDVPDDLSSLPPEPPAPGDEGRDRDSK
- the secD gene encoding protein translocase subunit SecD, whose amino-acid sequence is MAPPPRRRERPVRTLVTLAVLIVALFASIFAGTRWGDASLTPNLALDLEGGTQIILQPVPEAKGDVTAETINQAIAVIRQRVDASGVAEAEITSQGGDKIVVGLPGRPSEETLDLVRTSAQMEFRPVLVMGAAAPTADPTADPATDDAAPSDQPTKAAPDSPSDVAYYVTPAVQKEFEALDCTLPENRTGGVPGDPEKAVVACDVEGTAKFILGPVEIPGADIKSATSGTGATSTGASTGQWVVNLEFTGAGTPKFTEVTTRLAGQGTAPLNQFAVVLDALVISAPSVNEVIPNGQAQISGSFTRETAATLANQLNFGSLPISFEEQSVQQISATLGSEQLQKGLLAGVFGLLLVVVYSLFQYRTLGLVTVASLLVAAVITYGVIALLSWVQGYRLSLPGVAGIIVAIGITADSFIVYFERIRDELRDGRSLGAAIEKGWERARRTILASDAVNFTAAIVLYLLAVGGVRGFAFTLGLTTIVDLVVVFMFTHPLMVLLGRTRFFADGHPASGLDPRRLGVDVARYAGRGRVKQGVEQRTGSASAREPVAVGAPGLTIAERRAAARAAGTASAPPQDPPTTTDDEPTTGRPEGSDR
- the secF gene encoding protein translocase subunit SecF, which codes for MATGFAQWGNDLYTGRRSYDIVGRRRTWYLISAVLVAISGILLIVPGLNPGIEFRGGSEFVVSGIDTTDQQLATDTVLAVAPEEVPRVTTVGGSSLRIQTAELTSDEVTEVTNGLIAAFDVDGDQVTSTFIGPTWGQDVSEKAVTGLVVFLLFVSVVMTVYFRNWRMAAAAMLALFHDLILTVGVYAAIGWEVTPATVIGFLTILGYSIYDTVVVFDKVRENTADVLDQTRFTYAERANLAVNQTLVRSINTSVVALLPVASILIVGAFILGAGTLRDIALALFVGMFVGTFSSVFLATPLEVTLREREPRIREHTAKVLAARAGVTGADGETVAVAPRAAAALRPGSHLGTAAQPKRKGR
- a CDS encoding adenine phosphoribosyltransferase; amino-acid sequence: MSGRTDGPGAQPGPSGGPDALARLVDGLMRTVPDFPGPGVQFRDITPLLADADAFAQVVAALADHVYGPVDLVAGMEARGFLLAAPVAVALGAGVVPVRKAGKLPGPVASRSYALEYGSAAVEVQPFTVADGARVLVIDDVLATGGTAAATVELLESCGATVVGLSFLVELQGLGGRALLPGRDVDALLTLP